AATTTGCCGATGACGTGAAAGAAAAGGCGGAAGGCTATTTCGAGCAGGCCAAGGAGACGGCTTCTTCAACGGTCGAGAAGGGACGCGGCTTTGTTGAGAAGAACAGGTCCCTGCTTACCAGCGCCATCGATGGCGGCATAGAAAAGGGCAAAGACTTCATAGAAAAAAAGAAGACCCTGCTGACAAGTGCTGTAGAAGCTGGAGTTGAGGCTTATCAGAAGGAAAAGGCGAAAGTATCGGAAAGCGACTGAAGGCAAGCACGGCAGCAAACCGAAGCCATTTA
This DNA window, taken from Syntrophorhabdales bacterium, encodes the following:
- a CDS encoding YtxH domain-containing protein: MREESGVGAGAILLSFLLGGITGAAVAFLLAPKAGSETRRQIREFADDVKEKAEGYFEQAKETASSTVEKGRGFVEKNRSLLTSAIDGGIEKGKDFIEKKKTLLTSAVEAGVEAYQKEKAKVSESD